One genomic window of Candidatus Hydrogenedens sp. includes the following:
- the fliR gene encoding flagellar biosynthetic protein FliR, whose product MDEFLPTRIFEVDVFLFFILVLMRVSGLFVSMPVLGSRNVPMMVKAGLAGLIAIILVSTMSPLPQGIPHSSGAFLIVGAYEFLIGIGMGFIVSLMFSAVQIAGEIMDLQSGFGMMNIFNPAMETQFPIFGFYLFILWAMFFLWINGHLVVLQILGDSYKTLPIGLMSRMDNNFGWEITRWGQTMFMYGVRLAGPVIVTMILTYAVMGILGRAIPQIHLLVIGFPITIGLGMIVVGISLGAYMGVFEDMAQEMVREVQLFIRGLG is encoded by the coding sequence ATGGATGAATTTTTACCGACACGAATATTTGAAGTAGATGTTTTTTTATTCTTCATCCTTGTGTTGATGCGGGTATCGGGGCTTTTTGTTTCTATGCCCGTTTTAGGTTCGCGGAATGTTCCCATGATGGTTAAAGCGGGATTAGCAGGTTTAATAGCCATTATTCTTGTTTCAACAATGTCTCCCTTACCTCAAGGAATTCCCCATAGTTCTGGAGCATTTCTGATTGTTGGTGCTTATGAATTTCTTATAGGTATCGGTATGGGTTTTATTGTATCCCTGATGTTTTCCGCTGTTCAGATTGCAGGTGAAATTATGGACTTACAGAGTGGTTTTGGAATGATGAATATTTTCAATCCTGCTATGGAAACGCAGTTTCCTATTTTCGGTTTTTATCTATTTATTCTCTGGGCCATGTTTTTCTTATGGATAAATGGACATCTTGTGGTATTGCAGATATTAGGAGATAGTTATAAAACACTTCCAATAGGCTTGATGAGCCGAATGGATAATAACTTTGGATGGGAAATAACCCGATGGGGTCAAACGATGTTTATGTATGGGGTTCGTCTTGCGGGACCTGTCATTGTAACAATGATATTGACTTATGCAGTTATGGGAATATTAGGTAGGGCTATTCCTCAGATACATCTTTTAGTCATTGGTTTCCCTATTACCATTGGTTTGGGAATGATTGTTGTTGGAATTTCTTTAGGTGCGTATATGGGGGTTTTTGAGGACATGGCACAGGAAATGGTTCGTGAAGTTCAACTTTTTATACGAGGTTTAGGATAA